The genomic window GGATCAAAAATCAAACCGTTTGGCTCAAGAAGAAAAAGTGGCTTCTAAACGTAGAAAAACTTTAGAGCGTGAGTTGGAGTGGGTTCGTCAAGGAGCAAAAGGTCGCCAGACAAAACAAAAAGCGCGTTTACAGAACTACGACAAATTATTGAATGAAGATCAAAAACAATTGGATGAGAAACTAGAGATTTATATTCCAAATGGTCCTCGTTTAGGAACAAATGTTATTGAAGCTAAAAATGTTGCTAAAGCTTTTGGCGATAAATTATTGTATGACAATTTGAATTTTACTTTGCCACAAGCTGGTATTGTTGGAATTATTGGGCCAAACGGTGCTGGTAAATCGACTATTTTCAAAATGATTATGGGAGAGCAAGCTACTGACAGCGGGGAATTTTCAGTTGGAGACACAGTAAAAATTGCTTACGTAGATCAGTCACACGCGAACATTGATCCGAATAAATCAATCTGGGAGAATTTTGCCGATGGTCAGGAATTGATTATGATGGGGGGAAAGCAAGTTAACTCGAGAGCTTACTTATCACGTTTCAACTTTGGTGGTGGAGAGCAAAACAAAAAAGTTTCAATGCTTTCAGGTGGAGAACGTAACCGTTTACACTTAGCAATGACATTGAAAGAAGAAGGAAACGTGCTTTTACTGGATGAGCCTACGAATGACCTTGACGTAAATACACTTCGTGCACTTGAAGAAGGTTTGGAGAATTTTGCTGGTTGTGCTGTAATTATTTCTCACGACAGATGGTTCTTGGATAGAATTTGTACACACATTTTAGCTTTTGAAGGAGATTCTGAAGTTTATTTCTTTGAAGGAAGTTTTACTGAATACGAAGAAAACAAAAAGAAACGTCTAGGTAATGACTTAACCCCAAAACGTATTAAATACAGAAAATTAATCAGATAAGAGTCTGAAATTTTTAAATATAAAAAATCCCAAATTCCAATTTAAGTGAATTTGGGATTCTTGTTTTTATTAGGTTTTTCTGTTTTATTTGTCATTTTTCTTAAAGAAATTTAGCTTTCAACTCCGGAGTTGGAATCATGCAGCTTTCTTTCTTTCCATACCAATTGTATCTGTTCTTTGCAACATAATCATAAATTCTATCGCTGATAAAAATGGGTACAATTCTAAAAATCGGAGTCAGTTTCCAAAGTCCTCCAAAATTTTTAGCAATTTCAATAATCGCTGAAGATTTATAAAAGTAAGCTGTTTTTGGATCATACAAAATAATGCTGTCCATTTTAGAAAAGCTGATTCCCAAATGTTTACAGATTAAAACACCCAAATCTGATTGCAATGAAACAAATCTGAAAATGTCTTTTTTGTCATGGTTTATAATAAATTGTACAGCAGAACTGCACAGGTTACAAACTCCGTCAAAAAGAACTATTTTTTTGTTTTTTGCAGTCATTGCGAGGTACGAAGCAATCTCACGATGTTTTTCCATTACAATTTTATTGTTATATAGTCATTATATTTTCAATTTCATCAAATAGATCTTCCCATTTTGGATTTATAGAACGGATTAAATTATTTTTAGCTTCTCTAGATCCCGCCTTTATTTGTTTTTCCCTTGCAATTGCATCCTCAATCCATTGAAATTGTTCGTAGTAAACTAGAATGTTGAGATTGTATTTTGCTGAAAATGATTTAGGATATTTTTTGTTTTTATGTTCTAAGATTCTTTTGGGAAGATTTGATGTTACTCCAACATACACGACTGTTTGATATTTGTTTGTTATAATATATACAAATCCTGGTTTCATATTTTCTTTTTTAAGTTTTGTTAATTTGAAGAGCAACCATACTTAGTGTGATTGCTTCGTTCCTCGCAATGACAAAACTAGCGAAAATATAATTTGTAAGTTTTTTATTATTTATAGATATTGGTTATTTGTTTTTCTTATTTGATAAATTCTATTAATTAAAAACGACTTACATAAATTGTTTTAATTGAGTTTTTGAAAAATAGCGATGTGATTTTATGCGAAAACGAAAATCGTTTCTTAAATCGGCTTATTTTAATTTTGATATTTTTTAACCATTTTTAAAGACTCAAAAGCTATTGTTTTTTGGACTGAGAAAAATTATTTTTTGACAGCTTCTACCAATTCTAGTTCATCGAGATTTACTTTCGAAGTAAAAATACCATAATTGACAGTTGCTTTGTTTTTTTCGATCGAATCGATACTTCCAACAGATCTTCCGTCAAGCATTCTTACTCGGTCACCAACTTTTAAGATTGGTTTTGGTTTTTCGACAACAGGTTTTAGTTTTTTCTCTTTTTTCTCTTTTCGAATTTCCTCAACTTTCACTTGTACTTCAGCCAAAACTTCTTTTTGTTTTTCAACTTTTGCTTTGACTTCTTTTGGAGTTGCTTTTTTTCGTTTCGAATTTTCAATTTCAACAATTTTCAAAAACTCACCAATTAGTTCTTTTTTATTTTTGTTGTTGAAATACTTCTCGGCTATATCATCAATTTTTTGTCCAATATAAATTATCTTTTGATTACTGTCGTACAATTCCTGATAGCTTTCTAATTTCTGTTGGATTCTAGTATTGATGTTTTCCATCTTTTTACTTTCTTCACGAGCACGAGTTTCTTCTTCTTTTAAATTCAAAGAAGTTTTTTCCAACTTCGAACGTTCTTTTTGAAGAGTAGCAATGGTTTTATCAAAACGAACTTTTCCGACTTCAATTTTCTTTTTCGCACGATTAATTAATCCAAACGGAATTCCATTTTTTTGAGCTACCTCAAAAGTAAAAGAACTTCCTGCTTGACCCAAAGCTAATTTATACATGGGTTCAAGAGATTTTTCATCGAACATCATATTGGCATTTGTCGCATAAGGCAATTCGTTTGCCAGAATTTTTAAATTAGAATAATGCGTCGTAATAATACCGAAAGCTTCACGATGATAAAATTCT from Flavobacterium sp. KACC 22763 includes these protein-coding regions:
- the ettA gene encoding energy-dependent translational throttle protein EttA — protein: MSDDKKVIFSMQKLSKTYQGADKPVLKNIYLSFFYGAKIGILGLNGSGKSSLLKIIAGVDKNYQGDVVFQPGYTVGYLEQEPILDDSKTVIEIVREGAAETMAVLEEYNQINDLFGLEENYSDPDKMDKLMDRQAALQDKIDALGAWEIDTKLEIAMDALRTPEGDTPIKNLSGGERRRVALCRLLLQQPDVLLLDEPTNHLDAESVLWLEQHLAQYSGTVIAVTHDRYFLDNVAGWILELDRGEGIPWKGNYSSWLDQKSNRLAQEEKVASKRRKTLERELEWVRQGAKGRQTKQKARLQNYDKLLNEDQKQLDEKLEIYIPNGPRLGTNVIEAKNVAKAFGDKLLYDNLNFTLPQAGIVGIIGPNGAGKSTIFKMIMGEQATDSGEFSVGDTVKIAYVDQSHANIDPNKSIWENFADGQELIMMGGKQVNSRAYLSRFNFGGGEQNKKVSMLSGGERNRLHLAMTLKEEGNVLLLDEPTNDLDVNTLRALEEGLENFAGCAVIISHDRWFLDRICTHILAFEGDSEVYFFEGSFTEYEENKKKRLGNDLTPKRIKYRKLIR
- a CDS encoding thiol-disulfide oxidoreductase DCC family protein, which translates into the protein MEKHREIASYLAMTAKNKKIVLFDGVCNLCSSAVQFIINHDKKDIFRFVSLQSDLGVLICKHLGISFSKMDSIILYDPKTAYFYKSSAIIEIAKNFGGLWKLTPIFRIVPIFISDRIYDYVAKNRYNWYGKKESCMIPTPELKAKFL
- a CDS encoding GIY-YIG nuclease family protein, coding for MKPGFVYIITNKYQTVVYVGVTSNLPKRILEHKNKKYPKSFSAKYNLNILVYYEQFQWIEDAIAREKQIKAGSREAKNNLIRSINPKWEDLFDEIENIMTI